In one Lolium rigidum isolate FL_2022 chromosome 3, APGP_CSIRO_Lrig_0.1, whole genome shotgun sequence genomic region, the following are encoded:
- the LOC124701112 gene encoding uncharacterized protein LOC124701112 has translation MWMRKKKVGTARPAARRRMPTSLGALWRRVVGPARVRKTRTTTKTKKSKTGSLSRALQVFSCVRGHRKGRTAARQY, from the coding sequence atgtggatgaggaagaagaaggtgggaACGGCGAGGCCGGCTgcccggaggaggatgccgacgtCGCTCGGCGCGCTGTGGCGGCGCGTGGTCGGGCCGGCGCGCGTCCGCAAGACCAGGACCACCACCAAGACCAAGAAGAGCAAGACCGGGTCGCTCTCGCGCGCGCTCCAGGTGTTCTCCTGCGTCCGCGGCCATCGCAAagggaggacggcggcgcgccagTATTGA